The sequence GCTGCAGGCAGTTCCGCCAACCGTCTCTGCTCCCGGGCCGCCCGCTCGACCTCTTGCCCTTCCAGGAAGTCAGGCCGCCAGGGCTCGATCCGGCCCCCGTGGATGAACTTCAGAATCTCGCCGATATAGTGATGTTCGCTGGGCGGACACCACCAGTTGTCTCTGAAGTTGTCGATACGGGCGAGGGGACGGCGGCGCATGATGCCTGAGCCGATTTCGGTGGAGAGTCCGGGGAAGCGGGCCAGCAGGTACCAGGCGGCGAAGTCCTGCCGCTCGCCCTCCGCTTCCAGGAAGCCCCTGAGTTCGCTGTCGAGTTGGGGACGCAGCGGAAGAAGCGCCTTGGCGGCATGGAGGGCGATCTTCCGCTGCTCAAGCAGAATGGCGCGCACCAGGACGGCTTGCAGCAGTTCCTGCTTGAGGTGGCGTTGCCAGGGATGCTCGAGAGCCACCCGCAGCAGGGTTTGAAGGGAAAGCTGATGGCCCAGCACCCAGGTGGCGTCGCGGTCGAAGTAGTTGCGGCGGTTGGCGATGAAGCGCTTGAACTCGTCGCCCTCGAAAAGCTCTCCGGCCTCAGGCCTGTCCACGGGTTTCTCTTGACCGTGAAGATCCCGCGCCAGGGCCACCGGGCGGCGCGCGGCGTCCTCGAGGAAGTCCCTCAAAGTGGGAGCCCGCAGAGCCCGCAAGGCCCGCATGGCGTTCAGCGACGAGGGAGGAAAGAGGTGGGGATGGCTGGAGATAGCTGCGTCCACCGCGCGGCGGGCCTCGCCGGGCCGCCCGGCGAGGTCGAGCAGGCGGCTGCGATAGAAGGTAACGCTGGCATAAGCGGGCGAAGCGGGCTCGACCTGCGCCGCCTGACGCAGCAGATCAGGCAGCCGCTCATCCTGATAGGAGATCTCCATCAGCGCCGCCACCGTCCAGGCCGGGGAAGGATTCTTGACCCACTCATCGACGGCGCTGACCTGCCTGGACCGGTTGAAGGAATGGACCCAGAGGAGCAAGTCTCCGCCCTCTGGCTGGGGCGGCTTTTGTATGGCCAGCATGTGGAGTTCATAAAGGTCCACGACTTGCCAGCGCTCTTCGCTTTCCCTCATCAGACGCTTCTCGATTCGGCGGGCCAGGTCGGCCGGTCTGAGGCGCAAGAGGACGAAGTGCAGCGATCCCCGGGCCGCATCGTGGATGGATTCTTGGGAGGAGTCGTTCAGGATGTCCAACAGCCGCCTTTCGGCGTCCTGCAAAGAGGCGGTGTAGGGCCCCGTCAGAGTTCCCATCCGTATCGAGCAGCGCGCGGCCAGATAGGGGGCGATGGGTTGCCAGGGGGACCCCGGCGTGGCGGCGATCGCTTCGAAGAGACGCTGGGCCTGCTCGTATTCCTGGCTGTAGAAGTGGGCCGCCGCCTGCTGGTAGAGTCGGTCGTGGCGGATGATCTCGGGCAGGTCGGGGTCGGCGGAGGGTGGAATGGCCCGTCCGCCGGAACAATTGCTGAAGACGACGGTCTGGGCGTCCAGCCAGGACTGGACCGCTCGGCTGGTGGCGCCGAAATGGGACACCCGTTGGCTAAGGGTGGATCGGGCGGTATCGAAGGCGTCCCGATGGCAGTTCAGGTAGTGGCTCCAGCCCTCCCAAGGCCGGCGGTGGACGACGATGGAGGAAAGTTGGCTCCGCCCGGTCAGTTGGCGGACGGTGCGGAGCCACCGCTGGCCGGCCTGGAATGCTGAAACCGGCTCTTGCGGTTTTCGCTCCTGCCAATAGAGCTTCATTTGCTCGAATTCCCACCCCTCCAGGGGCTTGCCCAGCAGAGCGCGATAGGCGACGAAGAGATGTCCCGGCGAAAAATCCTCGAGCAGGATCCCAAGGTTGCCCTGGGCATACTTCTGCAGCGGGTAGTCGGGATGCCTGCTGAAGCTGAATAGGATGTAAGGGGGCGCCGGTCCGCAGGCCCAGAGCAAGCCGGCAGTCAGGCCGCTTGCCGCCGCCAGGCCAGCCAGCAAAGCGGCTAATCGAAATCTCAACAGCGAGGGAATGAACTTCATGGCCGCACTCTCGCGAGAAACGTGTTTAAAGAGGCTTTGCCCCAGGCCTCGGGGTGGAACAGGTAGAGGCGGCGCCCGGGGCGCAACCGCGGGGCCGTATCACGGCTGTAGAGTCCGTAGCTGCCGCGGGCGGACGGAGGCCTGAAATCCCGTCCGCTGTCGAGGAAACTGCGTACTCGCGGCCCGTCCGCTCCCATATGGAAGAGCATGGGGACGGCTTCATCCACCGGGAGTCCCCCGAGCCAGCCGTCGTAGAGGCACCAGGAGGCCAAGGCCGTCATGGAAAGCGGCCATTGGGCAGGGATTTCCCGGCGCAAGTCTTGCAGCAGCGCACGGTAGAAGCCCCTTTCAGAAAGCCGCGCGTCGAAGTCGATTTGTAGTCCATGGGCCCGTTCCAGGGGCACAACCGCAAGGATTTTCTTGACCGCCTCCTGCCTTTGCTCCAGCGAAAGGGCGGCCGATCTGCTCTCGATCCGAACCACCGCCATCATCCGGCATCCTTGGGGCGCCCGGAGCGGCTGAAACCGGGGACGCATCAGCGCTTCCTCGTCTTGCAACTGCAGTGTTCCGGCCAGGTAGGCGATCCCCATTTGGGAGCAGTCCAAGAAGCGCAAGTCCTCCTCCCGCTCCCAGGCCCAGACCATAACCGGGGGGAAGCCATCCATCCGCTGATCGCCCTCCGAGCACCCATTGCCTAAGAAGATCGCCAAACAAGCAAGAGTGGAGAAGGCAAGGCTGCTCATCGAGTGCATCACCTTAAGAGTAACCAAACAAGGCCCGAGAGTTCCGGTATGGAACCTGGGCAGCGAACTTTCGTGTGAGAAGAGGATGTATAATCCCATGGAGCCGCACACGATGAGAACATTTGTTGCCACTTTGATAGCTCTGACCGGACTCGGCGTCGTCCAGGCCGGTGAGTTGCGGATCGCAGACGTCGAACGGATTGAGCCCGACAAGGTGGGTTTCACCGTGAGTTGGAAGAACGCCTGGCGCAACGCGCGCAACCGCGACGCCGCCTGGATTTTCTTTAAAGTCCGCCGCCAGGGCGCGGACGGCCCGCCGCGTCATGCCGCAATAGGCCCCGGCGGGGTCTGGCCTGCCTCAGATTCCGGTGAAGAGGCTTCGGCCGTTGAGCCCATGCTGGAGATCGCTTCCGACCGCAGCGGCCTCTTCGTCTCCTGCGCGCAGCAGTGCCGGGGCGATATCGAGTGGCGCCTGCAGGCTTCCCTTGAGCGGGCCGGACTGGAAGGCGAGTTGGAGGTGTGGGCCTTCGGACTGGAGATGGTCTACATCCCTGAGGGCGATTTCTGGGTGGGCGACACCGATCAGGTGGCGCGCCGGCATGGCTCTTTTTTCCTTTCCGGTGCAGAGGGACGTCCTGAAGGGCTGGTGCACATCACTTCCGAGGACGCGCTGGCCGTGGGCCCCGAGGCTGGAAAGCTCTACTACGAGGTCAATACGCGTCCTCGTTACGAAGGCGATCAGCAGGGCCCGATTCCGCAGGCCTTCCCGAAAGGCCATCAAGCCTTTTACGTGATGAAGTACGAGATCACCCAGGGGCAGTACGCCGCTTTTCTCAATACGTTGAGCGACGGCGCCACCGGTTTCCGCGCTCCCTTCGGCGGACGCGACTACTACCACTACCGGGGCTCTATTCTCCTTGAGGACGGGCGTTACAAGGCCGCCCATCCCCAGCGTCCCGCCAACTTCATCAGTTGGGACGACGGATGCGCGTTCGCCGACTGGGCGGCGCTGCGTCCCATGACCGAACTCGAGTTCACCAAGGCAGCTCAAGGTCCCGAGCGTCCCGCCGCCTCCACCTTTCCCTGGGGCACTGACAGCAAAGAGCGCCTGCTTCGGCGCATGCGTCCCGACAACAACCTGGAGCGGGGCGGGGAAGCCGCCGAGTCGAACCTCAGCGACCAGACCCGCGACGTCCTGGGCGCGTCCTATTACTGGGTGATGGATCTGGCGGGGAGCGTGTGGGAGCGGGTGGTGAGCGTGGGGCATCCAGCCGGACGCGCCTTTGAGGGCAGCCACGGAGATGGACGCACCAGCTACTACGGCTCGGCCACCAATGAGGACTGGCCGCGCGGAGACGACGACGGAGGCGGCTACGGCTACCGCGGCGGCGGCTTCTACGACCATTCCCAGGAGGAGGGCCTTTTCAATCCCTACAGCCCTACCGCCTTCCGCCGCTTCGGTGCCTGGGGCTCGGCTCCCCGCTACAAAGCCTACGGTTTCCGCGCCGTCCGCACCGCCGATTGACGTCAGGTGTATGCCGGTGGGCCTCAGCTCTTCCAGGCCCGCTTGCGCAGCGAGTCGAGGACCACGGCGCCCAGCACCACGAATCCCAGCACCACCTTCTGGGTGTAGCTCTCCACGTTGGTGAGGTTCATGCCGTTGTTGATGACGGCGATGATCAAGGCGCCGATGAGGGTGCCGAAGATCTTGCCGCGTCCTCCCGAAAGGCTGGCCCCGCCCACCACCACGGCGGCGATGACATAGAGTTCATAGGTGAGTCCGTAGGTGGGCGATCCGCTCTTGAGCTGCGAGGCCAGGACGATTCCTCCCAGTCCGGCCATGGCGCCCGAAACGGCGAAGACGAAGAGGCGGATGCGCTGCACCCTGACGCCGGAAAGACGGGCTGCCTCGGCGTTGCCTCCCACGGCGTAGATATAGCGTCCCAGGGGAGTATGGGACATGAGCAGGTGGGCCAGCAGGTAGAGGACCACCATCACGATGACGGCCATGGGGATGGAGAAGACCTGCCCGCGTCCCAGGGCCGTGTAGGAATCGGGAACCTGGTAGATGGGCAATCCTCCCGAGATGATAAAGGCCAGTCCCGAAGCCACCTGCATCATGGCCAGAGTGGCGATGAAGGAAGGGATGCGCACGGCGGTCACCATCACGCCTGAGAAGAGCCCCACTGCGGCGGAGAGCACAATCCCTCCCAGCGAGGCCAGCACCATCTCCGTCCCCGAAGCCTCGGCCGCCCCCGCCCAGCGGATGAGCCAGGTGGCGGCCACGGCCGACAGTGCGATGAGGCTTCCCACCGAGAGGTCGATCCCTCCCGTGATGATGACCATGGTCATGCCGATGGCGATGACGGCGATGACCACGATCTGATTGGCCACGTTGAGCAGGTTCTCGGTGAGCAGGAAGGTGGGCCAGTGGGAGGCCGGAGGCAGTTGCACCCGAGCCGAGGAAACCTGGGGCTGCGTTTCCAGCAGGCTTTCGGCCAGCAGGCGGTAGTCGGCGGTGGTGGCCAGGATGTCGATGGCGGTTCCCCCGGCCGTCACTTCCTGCATCTGAGAACGCACCGAGGGCGGGTCGCCTTGCAGCGTGGCGGCGACGGTGAGTCCAGCCGATTGCAGCCGCTCTTGAAGGCGGCGCGCGAAACGCCTGCCGTCAGGGTTGCCCTTGGAGAGGATGGCGATTGAAGCGCCCTCCGGGGTCTGCCCCTCCAGGACATCGGCCAAGGCCTCGGCGGCCTCCGCGCCGCGGGGCGGCTGCTCCTGCAAAGTGGCCCAGGAGAAATAGGCGCACAAGAGGATGAGGACGGCCAGCATTCCGTAATCGCTGGCGAAGGACTTGAGAGTCATGATGGCTTCTCTCTGATCGTTCTCAAGACACCGCCATGGCCAGCAGGTCTTCCTGGGTGGCGTTGGCGACGTCGCTGACTTCTCCTTTGAGGCGGCCCTCGTGCATGACCAGGATGCGGTCGCACATTCCCAAGACCTCGGGGAATTCCGAGGAGATGAAGAGCACGCCCTTGCCCTGCGAGGCCAGCTCGTTGACCAGGACGTAGATGTCGTACTTGGCGCCTACGTCGATGCCGCGGGTGGGCTCGTCGAAGAGCACCACCTCGGAATGAGTCTCCAACCAGCGCGCCAGCAGCACCTTCTGCTGGTTGCCCCCCGACAGGTTCTTGATGGGCGCCTGAACACCAGGCATGCGGATGCGGAAGCGTTCTACGTAACGTTGCAGGGCCCTGCGTATGGAACCGTCGCGCACCCATCCCAAAGAGGCGAACTTGGCCAAGGAGGCGATGGCGAAATTGGCCTGGACGGCGTGTTCCAGGAAGAGCCCCTGCGACTTGCGGTCTTCGTTGAGCAGACAGATGCCGTTTTCGATGGCCTGCACCGGGGAGCGCAGCGGCAGCGGCTTGCCGCGCAGAAGGATCTGGCCGGAGTCGGCGGGATCGGCCCCGAAGATGAGGCGGGCCAGGTCGGTGCGTCCTGCCCCCACCAGTCCGCTCAGGCCCAGGATCTCGCCCGGATAGAGGGAGAAACTGACGTCTTTGACCCGCTTGCCGGCCGAGAGTCCCCGTACTTCCAGCAGCGGCGTCCGCTTGGCTTCGTCTGGGCCGCTGGCGTCCGGGTCCTCTGCATCGCCTTCTTTGTCACGGCGCGGGAACTCGGCTTCCACCTTGCGTCCCACCATCAGTTCGATCAGCTCGGGACGGGTGATTTGGCTGGTGGAGCGGACGCCCACCAACTCGCCGTCGCGCAGCACCGTGACTGCGTCCGCGATGCGGAAGATTTCCTCCAGGCGGTGAGAAATGTAGACGATGCCCAGTCCCTCGTCGCGCAAGTCCCGAATGACTTCCAGCAGCCGGTCCACCTCGCGGGGGGAGAGGGCGGCCGTGGGCTCGTCCATGAAGATGACCTTGGCCTCGAGCAAGAGCGCCTTGGCGATTTCGACGGCCTGCTGTTGGGCCACCGAAAGCCGGCCTACGCGGGCCTCGGGATCGATGTCGGCCTCCAGGCGCTGCAGCACCTGCAGGGCTTTGCCGTGTTCGGCCGCGCGGTCGATCCAGAAGCGGGCCTGTTCTTGCCCCAGGAAGAGATTCTCGCGCACGCTCAGTTCGGGAACCAGGTTGAATTCCTGATAGATGACGGCGATGCCGGCCTGGATGGCTTTCAAGGGGGAATCGAAACGCGTCCGCCGGCCCAGGTAGCGGACGATTCCGGAGTCGGGCTGATGAATGCCCACTAGGCACTTGACCAGGGTGCTCTTGCCGGCCCCGTTCTCACCCATCAGAGCCACTACTTCGCCGGCGTGCACGGTGAGTCCGGCGCCCTTGAGGGCCTGTACCCCGGGAAAGGCCTTGTCGATGTCCTCCATCAGCAGCAGCGGACGGATGGAGCGCTCGAAGTAGTCTTCGCCGTGCTGCTGCGAATTCTTGCCGCCCGCTTGCACCAGGTCGGAGTAGGCGCCTTCGCTCATCGCTGGAAGCCTCCTGAGGGGGTGGGCGGGTAGGCGTCGCCGGTGCGGTAGAGCCGGGTGGGCACCAGCACCTTCTCGGGCACCTCGACCCCGACGAAGTAGGCGGCCACGGCTTCCACGGCGCGGCGTCCGATCTCGTGGGGAAACTGGACCGGATCGGCGTAGATCTTGCCGTCCTCGATGGCCTGGCGGCCTTCCGGCAGCCCGTCGAAGCCCACGATCTTGACCTGCTCCTGTTTGCCGGCCTTCTCCACCGCCGCCACCGCACCCAGCGCGGTGACGTCGTTGATGGCGAAAAAGGCGTCCAGGTCTGGATGGCTCTGCAGCACATCCTCGGCCACCTTGAAGGCCTTGTCTTTGACTCCCGAGGTGGGCAATTGGGCCACGATCTGAATGTCGGCCTGACCCTGGCGGCGGGCCTCCTCGACGACCTCCAGGAATCCCTTGGTGCGCAGGATGACCGACTCCACCTCGGGATGGTCGAGGATGGCGACTTTGCCTGATCCTCCCAGAGCCTCGATGAGGGCCTGGGCTGCCAGGCGTCCGCCTCCGTAGTTGTCGCTGGCGATGTGGCTGACCACCTCGGCGTCGGGCGCCAGGCAGGCGATATCCACCGTGAAGACGGGGATTCCGGCACGGTTGGCGTTGTTGATGGCCGTCGCCACCGAGCGCGAGTCGCAAGGGGCCAGCACAATAGCGTCCACCCGCTTGACGATGAAGTCGGCTACCTGGTTGTACTGCTTGAGGGTGTCGAATTCGCCGGCCGTGACCAGCACTTCGAATCCCTGGCGGCGGGCCTCGCTGCGCATCCCCTCGGCCAAGTCGCGGAAGAAGGGATTGGAGAGGGTCAGCAGCGAGACTCCCAGGGTGGCGCGCGGCCTGGACGGGGAAACGCCCTCAGCGCGGGCCTGCTGCTGCCTCCAAACGCTCTTCAAGGGCCAGACGCGCAGTTCTTCGATCACCCCGCCCGGGCCGAAGACTTCGATGGCGGCGCTCTGCGGGGAAGGGAAGATGCGGTCGGAAATCACCCGCACGCCCTCGCCTGCGAACACCTCCACCGAGGACTGGTCGAGAAAGATATGGAGGGTGAGGCTGCCGTCCCCATCAGGTTGGAGAGGGGCGGCGTGACGGGCGGCGAATCGCTCATGAAAATCGGTGGCGCCGGACCGGCTGCGGTCGACGAAAACCTCTCCAGCGGCGGGAGCATAGCCCACCAAAGTGCCTTCCTGCCCGCCCTTGCGCAGGCTCAATCCGAGCGGTTCGCCGTCGGCGCCGGGGCGCAGCCGCAGCATGATTTCAAGAGAGGCGCCCGAGATGCCCTGCGAGGCGAGTCGCTGATTGACCTCTGCCCGAGAAACGGCTTGGCCCCTTTCGCCCCAGGCCAGGTTTTGCAGGCGCTTTTCCGGGCCTCGCAGCTCTTGCAACTCCTGCACCGGACGTTGCGCCAGCATCAGGTCGTCCCCCACCCGGCGCAAGGAAAGCCGGCGCGGAATCGACATCATGCCCCGCCACGGATGGGTGGGGATGTCGCGGGCGTAGTCCCAGTTGTTCATCCAGGCCAGCCAGATGCGCCGTCCGCCGGGGACGTTGGAAAAGGACTGGGAGGCGTAGAAGTCGGCGCCGTAGTCCACCCAGCGCACGCGCTGGGGCGGATCGTCGCTGGTGAAGTTGGTGCCGTCGAAGGTGCCCACGAAATACTCGGCTCCGCTTCCGCCGGCGATGGCCGCCGAGCCCATGTCGGTGGCCAGCACCCAGCGGGTTTCGCCTTCCTCTCCGTTTTCCACCGGCAGTTCGAAGAGGTCGGGGCACTCCCAGTTGTGCTTGTCGGGCGCGCCCGCCGGACCGAACTCGCTGAGCAGGTCCCACTGCTTCAGGTCAGGCGACCCATAGAACTGGATACGCTTTTCATTGGCCAGCGAGACGGCCATGATCCAGCGTCCGCCGCCCTCGTGCCAAAAGACCTTGGGGTCGCGGAAATCGGACTCGCCGATGTCCAGCACCGGGTTTTCCTGGTAGAGCGTCCAGGTGCGTCCCCGGTCGGTGCTGTAAGCCAACTCCTGACGCTGCAGCAGCGGATCGCGGCTGTGCAGGTGGGCCGTGTAGACGGCCACCAGGGGCGGATTCTCCCGGCTGCCCAAGCCGCTGCTGTTTCGTTGGTCGACGACCGCGCTGCCGGAGAAGTACATCTTCTCGGGCGTGTCGCGCAGCGCTACCGGCAGGTGAGTCCAGTGGAGGAGATCGGACGATACGGCGTGTCCCCAACTCATATGCCCCCATAGGTCGCCCTCGGGATTGTACTGGTAGAAGAGGTGGTACTCGCCCTGGTGAAAGACCAGTCCGTTGGGGTCGTTCATCCAGTTGCGGGCAGGGGTGAAGTGATAGAGAGGACGGTAGGTCTCCTGATAGAGGCCCTGGCGTCCGGCGTCCGGCTCAACGGACGAAGGCGACGGCGAGCAACACGTCCAGCAGAGCAGGAAAAAGACCAACATAGCAAGGGGTCTGCGCATCGTCGCTAGGGCCACCAGGTGGCCAACAGGTTCACACACGTGTCAAGTTTCAGTGACCGCGGTCAAGGCCCAATTGCTCTCGGCGGTATGAGGCTGCTCGCTAGGGCCACTAGGTGGCCAACAAGTTCACACACGAATCAAGTTTCAGTGACCGCGCTGAAGGCCTAATGGCTCTCGGCGGTATCAGGCTGCTCGCTAGATCGTAGCAGATGGACGCCGGGGTGAAAATCGAATCCACGGCCGGTAGCGGGTCGATTGTAATAGACTGGTAGACATGAGCTTACAAGGACCATTGCGGCGCCTGATCTTTAGAGCATCGGGGACACGCTGGCCACCAGCGAGGACTGGGCTCCGCTGGAAATGTCGGTTCAACCGGTGGATGTGGCCCTGGTTCCGGCCTGGTACATGACCTCGCCCAGCTTTATCGAGGTCATCCGGCAGCAGATTCGTCCCATGCACTTGGCTGCCATGCACCTGCCCGACAAGAAGGCGCCCGAGGCTTACTTCGGACGTCATAAGACGCCAGCGCGGCAGGTGGCCGCGCTCAAGCGCCTCTTCCCTAACCGCCCGGGTCTTCACAAAGCCCGGCCAAAGGCACCGCTACTGAAGCCCCACCCTCTTGGGAGTTGGTCTTTGGAAGTTGGTGATTGCGCAGCAACTACCGCAAGCTCGCTGTCCCGGCCGCGTGGATGGCGCCCTGGGCGTCCTGCAGGAAGGCCACTACCTGCAAGTTGTCGCGCTTCCATTCGGGCTTCAAGCGAACGGTGGCCCGGTAGTCGAAGGGATCTTCGGCATCCTGGGGCAGGCGGACGGCCGATCCCAACTGGCGCACTACGGCGTCATGGGCCAGGCGGCGTCCCCGGTTTTCGCCCGCCGTGACCTGCATGCCGAGCCCGTATTCGGTCACGGCCAGCATCAGTTCCAGGGGAGCCCGGTACTTGTCCGGCAGCTTATCGAGCCGCAGGGCCAGACGGATCCGGTTCTCGCCGGGTTGATCGAGCACCTCGACCTCCATCAGCGGACGCGATTGGCTGGCCGCAGCCTTGATCTCGCGCAGCGCTTTGCCGCGGTTGCTGCCCACGAACTCGCGGCGTCCGTCCACCACCATCTGGGGCGTGTAGACGCTGCGCAGGCGCATGAGTTCACCGTAGGTGCGCTGGCGCTTGCTGTACTGGGCGTCGGAGTAAGGATCTTTCCAACCCAGCCTGTTCCAGTAGTCGACGTGCAGGCTGAGGGGAATGATCCTGACTCCCTCGATGGGCTGCTCCGCCAATTCGGAGAGGAGGCGGTCGGCGGGCGGGCAACTGGAACAACCCTCTGAGGTGAACAACTCCACCACCACCGGCACCGGCTGGCCCCTGTCGGCGGCAAACCCTTCGGCGGCCGCCTCCACCGAGGCCGCCCCCAGTCCTTGTCCGGACCACAAGCTCACCTGCTGGGCCAGCACCCAAGCCAGCCCCGCCATTGCCGTCAATCCCAAAAATATTCTTTTACTCGTTCGGTTCATAGTCTTGGTCCTCGGCATCTTCGATGCTCATAGGCCTTGACCGTTTCCGGCGCGGTCAGCTTTCCGACACTGCGGGCTATTCCTTTACCCATCTGTCCATCCACTTGAGGACTTCTTCGTGCCATTGGATGGAGTTGGCGGGACTCAGCACCCAGTGGTTCTCGTCGGGAAAGAAAAGCAGCTTGCTGGGGATTTCCTTGCGCTGCAGGGCCGTGAAGGTTGCCAGTCCCTGTCCCAGGGGGACGCGATAGTCGAGGGCGCCGTGGACCACCAGCATGGGCGTCTGCCACTTGTCCACATGATTGGCGGGATTGTGCTTTTCGTGCTGCCCGGCTGCCTTCCAGTAGGGCCCGCCGTGCTCCCACTCGGGAAACCACAGCTCTTCGGTGACGTAATACATCATGCGCATGTCGAAGAGTCCGTCGTGGTTGACCAGGCACGTGAAGCGGTCGGACCAATTGCCGGCGATCCAGTTGATCATGTATCCGCCGTAAGAAGCTCCCAGGGCGCATACCCTCTCTCCGTCCAGCCAGGGATAGCGCGCCAGAGCCGCCTCCAGTCCTTTCTGCAGGTCGACCAGCGGCTTGCCGCCCCAGTCGCCGGTAATGGAGTCGGTGAAGTCCTGCCCGTAGCCCACGGAGCCATGGAAGTCCACCATCACCGCCGCGTAACCCGCCCCGGCATAGGCCTGAGGATTCCAGCGGTAGTGGAAATGGTTGCCGAAAGATCCTTGCGGTCCCCCGTGAATCAAGAAGGCCACGGGATACTTCCGGCCGGCCACCAGGTCTGCGGGACCCACCACATAGGCGTGCACGTCTTCGTCATTCCAGCCCTTGAAGGTGAACTGCTCGAACTCTCCCATGGCCACCGATGCCAGGCGGGCGTCGTTGAACTCGGTCATCTTCTCGGCGTAAGCGGCGCCGGGACGGAGCTTGTAGAGTTCGGCCGGCGCCCTGAGGTTGTCGTGCAGGTAGGCGATCTGTCCTCGAACCGCCATCGGCGAGGCGTTGTAACCCTGCTCCACCAGGGTCTGAACCTCACCCGTGGCGGTGTTGATGCCGAATATGGAACTCTGGCCCAGATTGGCCGCCGAGGCATAGATTTCGCTTCCGTCGCCGTTGAAGACGAAGGAGCCGGGAGAGCGGTCCCACTCTTCGGTCAGCAGATTGGTCTCGCCTTCAGGCCAGGGCCGCAGGGCGATGCGGAAGCGGTCGGCCTCGAATCCGGCCCGCTGCATGGCCAGGTAAGCCAGCGTATTTCCATCGGGAGAGAAGACCGGCTGTGTGTCCCAGGCCGGATTGTCGGTCAGTTTGCGGGCCGGGTAAAAGCCGTCGGCGGCGGCATGATAAAGATCGAAATTGGTCGACCAGGGCTCTTTCGCTCCCTGGACGCGGGCCGTGAAGACCACCCCGTCGCCGCTGGGAGTGAAGGTGTACTCCTCGGGTCCGCCGAAAGGTTTGGACGGGCAATCCGCCTCCATGCCCTTCATGACGTCGGTCAGTGGGCCGCCTTGCAGTGGCATGACAAAAACGTGAGAGCGGCGTCCGTCTTTCCAGGTGTCCCAGTGGCGCACGAAGAGCTGATCGTAAACGACCCCGCTGCGGCTGCTCTTCTCCCGCTGCTGCAAACGGTCCACCGTGCATTTCAGGTTCTCGCAGTCGGGAAAGACTTCCATGGAGAGGGCCGCCTTGTCGCCCTGGCGGGAGAGGACGAAGCTGGTGACGTCCAAAGGCAAGTGGCTGACTTGCTCGGCCTCACCTCCGTCGATGCGGATTTTCCAGATCTGCGACGACCCCGAGCGGGTGGACAGAAAATAGACGGTCCGCTCGTCGGCCCATACCGGGTTGAAGTCGGAAGCCTGGTGAGAGGTGAGCCGCTGCGGAGCCGGATCCTCGAAGGGCGTCAGCCACAGGTCGGTGCGTCCGCGGTCGGCTTCCAGGTCGGTGCTGCGCAGCACGAAAACAATGTGCCGTCCGTCGGGCGAGGCCGCGGGGGAAGAAACCCGCTCCATGGCCAACATGTCGTGCACCGAGAAAGGATGCTCCTCCTGGGCGGCCATACTGCCCGCGAGGGCGAGCGCCGGCAGCATCAAGAGCAAAGCAAGGCGAAGGGGATGGAAAAATCGGGGGAAGGGCGACATCTTCGTCATCGTTATTTTCCTCATAGGCTGCCTGCGCCCGCCAATGGACTGAAAAACAACGGCGGACGCAGGCTTTCATGATAACGAATCGGAAGGTGTTCACCCAAGCGTCGGGAGATCCCTCAGCCGCCCATGCCTCCGTCGTCATCGGCCGATGGACCGTAAATGGAGGGGACGGTGCCGCCGGCCAGACGCAGGTAGACGGAAAGCTGCCCGCGATGGTGAATGAGGTGGTTGAGCAGGATGCCGCGAATAACGGCCACGCGCGGCATTTCCATAACCGTGTTTCCGCCCACCTGCATGGTCCAGGTGCCCATCGCCTTCTCGTCGCTGACAGTGTTGAGCTTCTCCACCGCCTGCTCCACCAGTCCGTCCCAGTTGCGCAGCAGTTCTTCCTTGCCGGAAGCCACCGAGGGCTTGTAGTCCTCGGGCATCACGAAAGTGTCTTTGTCAGTGATCTCGCTGAGCCACTCCGGGATTTCCTGGATGTGGGAGGCCAAACGGCCCATCGACATGGA comes from Acidobacteriota bacterium and encodes:
- a CDS encoding substrate-binding domain-containing protein: MLVFFLLCWTCCSPSPSSVEPDAGRQGLYQETYRPLYHFTPARNWMNDPNGLVFHQGEYHLFYQYNPEGDLWGHMSWGHAVSSDLLHWTHLPVALRDTPEKMYFSGSAVVDQRNSSGLGSRENPPLVAVYTAHLHSRDPLLQRQELAYSTDRGRTWTLYQENPVLDIGESDFRDPKVFWHEGGGRWIMAVSLANEKRIQFYGSPDLKQWDLLSEFGPAGAPDKHNWECPDLFELPVENGEEGETRWVLATDMGSAAIAGGSGAEYFVGTFDGTNFTSDDPPQRVRWVDYGADFYASQSFSNVPGGRRIWLAWMNNWDYARDIPTHPWRGMMSIPRRLSLRRVGDDLMLAQRPVQELQELRGPEKRLQNLAWGERGQAVSRAEVNQRLASQGISGASLEIMLRLRPGADGEPLGLSLRKGGQEGTLVGYAPAAGEVFVDRSRSGATDFHERFAARHAAPLQPDGDGSLTLHIFLDQSSVEVFAGEGVRVISDRIFPSPQSAAIEVFGPGGVIEELRVWPLKSVWRQQQARAEGVSPSRPRATLGVSLLTLSNPFFRDLAEGMRSEARRQGFEVLVTAGEFDTLKQYNQVADFIVKRVDAIVLAPCDSRSVATAINNANRAGIPVFTVDIACLAPDAEVVSHIASDNYGGGRLAAQALIEALGGSGKVAILDHPEVESVILRTKGFLEVVEEARRQGQADIQIVAQLPTSGVKDKAFKVAEDVLQSHPDLDAFFAINDVTALGAVAAVEKAGKQEQVKIVGFDGLPEGRQAIEDGKIYADPVQFPHEIGRRAVEAVAAYFVGVEVPEKVLVPTRLYRTGDAYPPTPSGGFQR
- a CDS encoding DUF1223 domain-containing protein; the encoded protein is MGLTAMAGLAWVLAQQVSLWSGQGLGAASVEAAAEGFAADRGQPVPVVVELFTSEGCSSCPPADRLLSELAEQPIEGVRIIPLSLHVDYWNRLGWKDPYSDAQYSKRQRTYGELMRLRSVYTPQMVVDGRREFVGSNRGKALREIKAAASQSRPLMEVEVLDQPGENRIRLALRLDKLPDKYRAPLELMLAVTEYGLGMQVTAGENRGRRLAHDAVVRQLGSAVRLPQDAEDPFDYRATVRLKPEWKRDNLQVVAFLQDAQGAIHAAGTASLR
- a CDS encoding S9 family peptidase produces the protein MTKMSPFPRFFHPLRLALLLMLPALALAGSMAAQEEHPFSVHDMLAMERVSSPAASPDGRHIVFVLRSTDLEADRGRTDLWLTPFEDPAPQRLTSHQASDFNPVWADERTVYFLSTRSGSSQIWKIRIDGGEAEQVSHLPLDVTSFVLSRQGDKAALSMEVFPDCENLKCTVDRLQQREKSSRSGVVYDQLFVRHWDTWKDGRRSHVFVMPLQGGPLTDVMKGMEADCPSKPFGGPEEYTFTPSGDGVVFTARVQGAKEPWSTNFDLYHAAADGFYPARKLTDNPAWDTQPVFSPDGNTLAYLAMQRAGFEADRFRIALRPWPEGETNLLTEEWDRSPGSFVFNGDGSEIYASAANLGQSSIFGINTATGEVQTLVEQGYNASPMAVRGQIAYLHDNLRAPAELYKLRPGAAYAEKMTEFNDARLASVAMGEFEQFTFKGWNDEDVHAYVVGPADLVAGRKYPVAFLIHGGPQGSFGNHFHYRWNPQAYAGAGYAAVMVDFHGSVGYGQDFTDSITGDWGGKPLVDLQKGLEAALARYPWLDGERVCALGASYGGYMINWIAGNWSDRFTCLVNHDGLFDMRMMYYVTEELWFPEWEHGGPYWKAAGQHEKHNPANHVDKWQTPMLVVHGALDYRVPLGQGLATFTALQRKEIPSKLLFFPDENHWVLSPANSIQWHEEVLKWMDRWVKE
- a CDS encoding DinB family protein: MRIIDPMIEEFKHEAAITRKCFQHIPDGQWEWTPHERSMSMGRLASHIQEIPEWLSEITDKDTFVMPEDYKPSVASGKEELLRNWDGLVEQAVEKLNTVSDEKAMGTWTMQVGGNTVMEMPRVAVIRGILLNHLIHHRGQLSVYLRLAGGTVPSIYGPSADDDGGMGG